A region of Amblyraja radiata isolate CabotCenter1 chromosome 22, sAmbRad1.1.pri, whole genome shotgun sequence DNA encodes the following proteins:
- the bri3 gene encoding brain protein I3 → MDNKPLLQDRPPAYVPSSTGYVYGQTYGTIPPPGYQQQPPPYPYPASGYVPPVSVSVQPSVCPGTNYSSTYTIIQQPTAASVVVVGGCPACRVGVLEDDFTCLGVLCAILFFPIGILFCLALRQRRCPNCGASFG, encoded by the exons ATGGACAACAAGCCGCTACTTCAAGACAGGCCGCCCGCCTACGTACCCAGCTCCACGGGATACGTGTACGGTCAGACCTACGGTACCATCCCGCCGCCCGGATACCAACAGCAACCTCCTCCCTACCCGTATCCAGCCTCGG GGTATGTGCCTCCTGTGTCGGTAAGTGTTCAGCCCTCTGTATGTCCTGGGACTAACTACTCGAGCACCTACACCATCATCCAGCAACCCACTGCAGCTTCTGTTGTGGTCGTGGGTGGGTGCCCTGCCTGCAG AGTTGGTGTTCTGGAAGATGATTTCACTTGCCTTGGCGTGCTGTGTGCAATATTGTTCTTCCCCATTGGGATCCTGTTCTGCTTAGCACTGCGACAGCGGAGGTGCCCGAATTGTGGGGCTAGTTTTGGTTGA